In Meleagris gallopavo isolate NT-WF06-2002-E0010 breed Aviagen turkey brand Nicholas breeding stock unplaced genomic scaffold, Turkey_5.1 ChrUn_random_7180001865607, whole genome shotgun sequence, the genomic stretch TTGCTTGCAATTAGCCCTGGTGCCTGGCCTTGAGGCTCCTGTGGGTCTAAACAACCTTTGGGTTTGTTGCCAAATTACAGGGTAATTGGGGAGCGGAGAAAAGAGCTCCATAAATGATGTTGCTACAGGTTTAGGGAAAGTCCCGGGGGCAGCACTCATGGGTGCTCCACTCATGGCCTCCAACAGCCACCAACACCAACACCCCACCATCAGCCACGGGCCAAAAGTCAACCAAACTGAATCACCTTCCAAAAATAGGAACCAAACTGGATTCCTAATTCCTGTTTTCGTCCttctcacagcagcagagaCCTTTTTGACCACACAAAGCTCCATAGGAGCtgccctttctctttttctccccagttaTGTCCCGTTTTGGCTGACTTTGGCAGAAAGCATCTGACAGTGGCTGTACTCAAACCTCTCTTTGGGTAGAGCTGTCTGCAGTACAGAAGGCATTGTTGGTGCTTCTGGACACATTCATGGGTTTATGGGCATGGAAAGCACCTCAAGACCTTTCCATAGCTGTGtgcaatgattctgtgattattccCCTACTAAAGGCAGAgtgctccccagctgcagtgaACACCAAAACATCTTGTGGAAATCAGGGCCACCCACACTCCCCAGTGGGGCTCAGCAAAGGGAGGGTTGGCAATTAAacatctctgcagcacaggaatgaaCGAACGCAGAGAGGCGATACCCAGCGCAGCCACGGTGAGTCATACAGCAACCCAAAGAGTGGggaggcaaggaaaaaaaaaaaaagaaaaaaaaatctttgatgaATGAAATAAGCAGATAGAGTTCTGCAATGGGGAGGTGTTCCACTTCCGGAGTGGGTAAAAGGTATAAAAGCACTGTGGTCCCAGAGAGCCTCATCATCTCTGCGTCCCTTCACTGCAGAGAAGTGCGGTAAGGGCAGCAGCCAAACCTCTATGGAGGCAGAAGGGTTGGGAGAAGGCTGAGCTCTGGGCTGCCCTGTGGGTGCTCCTGATGGGGAGATGGGCTGATGAGGGAGCAAAGGGGGaatgctgcaggaaagcagagtGCAGAGAAGGGGAGAGGTGCTGGGAGTTGCTTTGCAGATTGGTGATGTGCTAACGTCAAGTTATCTGACTGCACTCAGTAAGGCAGGCTGATGGTCCTGAGGATCAtgaaggtctttcccaaccCTGTTGTAtggctctgtgattctgaggTTTGGAGGCTGTGGGAGTTGGGAGGAGCGCATAAATAAAACTTCCAGATTCCTTTTCCATGGCAAGGCAGAAGCAGGACGTCCTGACAGCCCCTCTCTCCATAGGACACCCAGCACTCAGCCATGTGCTCCCGTCAGGACAAGGACCAGTGCCACTCACAGGAGCGCTACACCCAGCAGAGCAGCGGCTGTCACAGCTCCGGTGGCGGCTGTCACAGCTCTGGTGGTGGTGGCGGCTGTCACAGCTCCGGTGGTGGCAATGGTGGCTGTCACAGCTCTGGTGGCAGTGGTGGCTGTCACAGTTCTGGTGGTGGTGGATGTCACAGCTCTGGTGGCAGCGGTGGCTGTCACAGCTCCGGCGGCTCCAGCTGCCACGGGAAGCCTCAGGTCCAGTACCActaccaccagcagcagcagcagcagcagcagcagcagcagatccaCCAGCTGCCCTCGCAGAAGATGAAGTGATGGAGCACCCACAGAGCTCTGACTCCCCAGGGCACCCGGCTGAGACCCCTCTCCTGTGTGTCCCCACTCCTGAGGGGCAATACTGCtgtccccactgctgccccatgaGGCTGCGCTCAGTCTGGGTGCCAGCAGCACAATAAAGCATGATGTGTACCAGAGCTCTCCTGTCTCCGCGTCTCCTTAAGCTCCccatcttcattttctcattcatACACAAGGGATGTAGCTGGGTTTTGGTGGAATGTTGGGTCTATGGAGCTGGTAATGTCATATATCTTAACAGGGGGATGCATTTCTCTGCACACATGGAatgtggcagtgctgctggaaaggCAGGGAGACACCAGGAAAGGGGTTCCATAGCTGGGACTGGGAGATGGGACTGGAAGCTGGGAGATGGGACTGGAAGCTGGGAGATGGGACTGGAAGCTGGGAGATGGGACTGGGACTGGGAGATGGGACTGGGACTGGGACTAGGACT encodes the following:
- the LOC116217662 gene encoding keratin-associated protein 5-4-like; this encodes MCSRQDKDQCHSQERYTQQSSGCHSSGGGCHSSGGGGGCHSSGGGNGGCHSSGGSGGCHSSGGGGCHSSGGSGGCHSSGGSSCHGKPQVQYHYHQQQQQQQQQQQIHQLPSQKMK